The following proteins are co-located in the Mus caroli chromosome 7, CAROLI_EIJ_v1.1, whole genome shotgun sequence genome:
- the LOC110298029 gene encoding olfactory receptor 2D3-like, whose protein sequence is NVINHFFCEPPALLKLASADTYSTEMAIFAMGVVILLAPVSLILTSYWNIISTVIQMQSGEGRLKVFSTCGSHLIVVVLFYGSAIFAYMRPNSKIMNEKDKMISVFYSAVTPMLNPIIYSLRNKDVKGALRRITLK, encoded by the coding sequence AATGTCATTAACCACTTTTTCTGTGAACCTCCTGCCCTCCTGAAGCTGGCTTCAGCAGATACATACAGCACAGAAATGGCGATCTTTGCAATGGGTGTGGTAATCCTCCTAGCACCTGTCTCCCTCATTCTCACCTCCTACTGGAACATCATCTCCACTGTAATCCAGATGCAGTCTGGTGAGGGAAGGCTCAAGGTCTTCTCCACCTGTGGCTCCCACCTCATTGTTGTTGTTCTCTTCTATGGCTCAGCAATATTTGCCTACATGAGGCCCAACTCTAAGATAATGAATGAAAAGGATAAAATGATTTCGGTGTTCTATTCAGCAGTGACCCCGATGCTGAACCCCATCATTTACAGCCTGAGAAACAAGGATGTGAAAGGGGCTCTCAGGAGAATAACTTTAAAATAG
- the LOC110298931 gene encoding olfactory receptor 2AG2-like, producing the protein MELWNSTLESGFILVGILNGSSSPELLCAIVTALYMLALISNGLLLLVITVDARLHVPMYLLLRQLSLIDLLFTSVVTPKAVMDFLLRDNTISFGGCALQMALALMLGSAEDLLLAFMAYDRYVAICHPLNYMIFMSPTVCWLIVSISWILASLTAVGHTVYTMHFPFCMSQEIRHLLCEILPLLKLSCVDTSQYELMVYVTGVTFLLLPLSAIVTSYTVILSTVLHMPSNEGKKKALVTCLSHLMVVGMFYGAATFMYVLPRSLHSAKQDNIISVFYTIVTPALNPLIYSLRNKEVIGALRRVLGRYILPAHLTL; encoded by the coding sequence ATGGAGCTCTGGAACTCCACCTTGGAAAGTGGCTTCATCTTGGTGGGGATTCTGAATGGCAGTAGCTCTCCTGAACTGCTCTGTGCTATAGTCACAGCCTTGTACATGTTGGCACTGATCAGCAATGGACTACTACTCCTTGTCATCACAGTGGATGCCCGGCTCCATGTACCCATGTACCTCCTACTGAGGCAGCTGTCACTCATTGACCTTCTCTTCACATCAGTTGTCACCCCCAAGGCTGTCATGGATTTTCTTTTGAGAGACAACACTATATCCTTTGGAGGCTGTGCCCTTCAGATGGCTCTAGCATTGATGTTAGGCAGTGCAGAGGAcctccttctggctttcatggccTATGACAGGTATGTGGCCATTTGTCATCCTCTCAATTACATGATCTTCATGAGTCCTACAGTATGCTGGCTGATAGTGTCTATATCATGGATCCTGGCATCTCTGACTGCAGTAGGTCATACTGTGTACACAATGCACTTCCCTTTCTGTATGTCTCAGGAAATTAGACACCTGCTCTGTGAGATCCTGCCTTTGCTGAAGCTGTCCTGTGTAGATACCTCCCAATATGAGCTCATGGTTTATGTGACAGGGGTGACATTCCTCTTACTCCCCCTTTCTGCCATTGTTACTTCCTACACAGTAATTCTGTCCACTGTGCTGCACATGCCTTCaaatgaagggaaaaagaaagcccTTGTCACCTGTCTGTCCCACTTGATGGTGGTTGGAATGTTCTATGGAGCTGCCACTTTCATGTATGTCCTACCCCGTTCATTGCACAGTGCAAAACAAGACAATATAATCTCCGTGTTTTACACAATTGTCACCCCAGCTCTGAACCCCCttatctacagcctgaggaataaGGAAGTTATTGGAGCTTTGAGAAGAGTCCTGGGCCGATACATCCTGCCAGCACACCTTACTCTTTAA
- the LOC110298908 gene encoding olfactory receptor 2AG1-like: protein MEPWNSTLGTDFNLVGILDDSGSPELLCATFTALYTLALISNGLLILVITMDARLHVPMYFLLGQLSLMDLLFTSVVTPKAVIDFLLRDNTISFEGCSLQMFLALTLGGAEDLLLAFMAYDRYVAICHPLNYMIFMRPSICWLMVATSWILASLMALGYTTYTMQYSYCKSRNIRHLLCEIPPLLKLACEDTSKYELMVYVMGVTFLIPPLAAILASYSLILFTVLHMPSNEGRKKALVTCSSHLIVVGMFYGAATFMYVLPSSFHSPRQDNIISVFYTIVTPALNPLIYSLRNKEVTGALIRVLGRYIVPAHPTL, encoded by the coding sequence ATGGAGCCTTGGAACTCCACCTTGGGAACTGATTTCAACTTAGTGGGGATTCTGGATGACAGTGGCTCTCCTGAACTGCTTTGTGCCACATTCACAGCTCTGTACACATTGGCTCTGATAAGCAATGGACTGCTGATCCTGGTCATCACCATGGATGCCCGTCTTCATGTACCCATGTACTTCCTGCTTGGTCAGCTGTCTCTCATGGATCTCCTCTTTACTTCAGTTGTCACTCCCAAGGCTGTCATAGACTTTCTGCTCAGAGACAATACCATCTCATTTGAGGGCTGTTCCCTCCAGATGTTCCTGGCACTGACACTGGGTGGTGCAGAAGAcctccttctggccttcatggccTATGACAGGTATGTGGCCATTTGTCATCCCCTGAACTACATGATCTTCATGAGGCCAAGCATCTGCTGGCTCATGGTGGCCACATCATGGATCTTAGCATCTCTGATGGCCCTAGGATATACCACCTATACCATGCAGTATTCCTATTGCAAATCCCGGAATATCAGACACTTGCTCTGTGAGATCCCTCCACTGCTGAAGCTGGCCTGTGAAGACACCTCCAAGTATGAACTCATGGTTTATGTGATGGGTGTGACTTTCCTCATTCCTCCTCTTGCTGCCATCCTGGCCTCCTACTCATTAATTTTGTTCACTGTGCTCCATATGCCCTCAAATGAGGGCAGGAAGAAAGCCCTTGTCACGTGTTCTTCACACTTGATTGTAGTTGGAATGTTCTATGGGGCTGCCACATTCATGTATGTACTGCCCAGTTCCTTTCACAGCCCTAGACAAGACAATatcatttctgtgttttacaCAATAGTTACCCCAGCCCTGAACCCActcatctacagcctgaggaataaAGAGGTCACTGGAGCTTTAATAAGGGTTCTGGGAAGGTATATTGTGCCAGCACACCCTACTCTCTAG
- the LOC110299033 gene encoding olfactory receptor 2D3-like: protein MGEDNRTSVTEFIFLGLSQDPQTQVLLFFLFLFIYLLTVLGNLLIIVLIHSDPRLHTPMYFFLRNLSFADLCFSTTTVPQVLVHFLVKRKTISFAGCSTQIVVLLLVGCTECALLAVMSYDRYVAVCKPLHYSTIMTHWVCVQLAAGSWASGALVSLVDTTFTLRLPYQGNNVINHFFCEPPALLKLASADTYSTEMAIFAMGVVILLAPVSLILTSYWNIVSTVIQMQSGEGRLKVFSTCGSHLIVVVLFYGSGIFAYMRPNSKIMNEKDKMISVFYTAVTPMLNPIIYSLRNKDVKGALRRITTK, encoded by the coding sequence ATGGGTGAAGACAACAGAACCTCTGTGACAGAATTCATCTTCCTGGGTCTCTCACAGGACCCACAGACCCAagtcctgctcttcttcctcttcctcttcatctacCTGCTCACTGTGTTGGGAAACCTGCTGATCATCGTGCTCATCCACTCAGACCCCAGactccacacccccatgtactttttccttagAAACCTGTCTTTTGCAGATCTCTGCTTTTCTACTACCACAGTGCCNCAGGTGCTTGTCCACTTCCTGGTGAAGAGGAAGACCATTTCTTTTGCTGGGTGCTCCACACAGATAGTGGTGTTGCTTCTGGTCGGATGCACAGAGTGTGCACTGCTGGCAGTGAtgtcctatgaccgctatgtagcTGTCTGCAAGCCTCTGCACTACTCCACCATCATGACACACTGGGTATGTGTTCAGCTGGCTGCAGGGTCCTGGGCCAGTGGTGCACTTGTGTCCCTGGTGGATACCACATTCACATTACGTCTTCCTTATCAAGGTAACAATGTCATTAACCACTTTTTCTGTGAACCTCCTGCCCTCCTGAAGCTGGCTTCAGCAGATACATACAGCACAGAAATGGCGATCTTTGCAATGGGTGTGGTAATCCTCCTAGCACCTGTCTCCCTCATTCTCACCTCCTACTGGAACATTGTCTCTACTGTAATCCAGATGCAGTCTGGGGAGGGAAGGCTCAAGGTCTTCTCCACCTGTGGCTCCCACCTCATTGTTGTTGTTCTCTTCTATGGCTCAGGAATATTTGCCTACATGAGGCCCAACTCCAAGATAATGAATGAAAAGGATAAAATGATTTCAGTGTTCTACACAGCAGTGACCCCAATGCTGAACCCCATCATATACAGCCTGAGAAACAAAGATGTGAAAGGGGCTCTCAGGAGAATAACTACAAAATAA